In a single window of the Pseudomonas sp. B21-015 genome:
- a CDS encoding DUF6124 family protein, which translates to MFKPTPNPPHIPSHLFQVAPDATTETLLVYACESLASASVMASDFAGFLEGTHRNTMLGIQQVIMLGELAVNRVLDNIDPQD; encoded by the coding sequence TTCAAGCCGACGCCAAATCCCCCTCACATACCCAGCCACTTGTTCCAGGTTGCCCCCGACGCCACCACCGAAACCTTATTGGTCTACGCCTGCGAATCCCTCGCCTCGGCCAGCGTCATGGCCAGTGACTTCGCCGGGTTTCTCGAAGGCACTCATCGCAACACCATGCTGGGCATCCAGCAGGTCATCATGCTGGGCGAACTGGCGGTGAATCGAGTACTGGACAACATCGACCCACAAGACTGA
- a CDS encoding D-glycerate dehydrogenase: MKKTVLAFSRITPPMIERLQQDFDVIVPNPKNGDINAQFNEALPHAHGLIGVGRKLGRAQLENASKLEVVSSVSVGYDNYDLAYFNERGIMLTNTPDVLTESTADLAFALLMSSARRVAELDAWTKAGQWQATVGAPLFGSDVHGKTLGIVGMGNIGAAIARRGRLGFNMPIIYSGNSRKTELEQELGAQLRSLDQLLAEADFVCLVVPLSEKTRHLISHRELALMKPSAILVNIARGPVVDEPALIEALQNNRIRGAGLDVYEKEPLAESPLFLLKNAVTLPHIGSATHETREAMANRALANLRSALLGERPQDLVNPQVWKG, translated from the coding sequence ATGAAAAAAACCGTCCTCGCCTTCAGCCGCATCACCCCACCGATGATCGAACGTCTGCAACAAGACTTCGACGTGATCGTGCCGAACCCGAAAAACGGCGACATCAACGCCCAATTCAACGAAGCCCTGCCTCACGCCCACGGCCTGATCGGCGTAGGTCGCAAACTCGGTCGTGCGCAACTGGAAAACGCCAGCAAACTGGAAGTGGTCTCCAGCGTCTCGGTCGGCTACGACAATTACGACCTCGCCTACTTCAACGAACGCGGGATCATGCTCACCAACACACCCGACGTACTCACCGAAAGCACTGCCGACCTGGCCTTCGCCTTGCTCATGAGCAGTGCCCGCCGTGTCGCCGAACTGGACGCCTGGACCAAGGCCGGCCAATGGCAGGCCACCGTCGGCGCACCGTTGTTCGGCAGCGATGTGCATGGCAAAACCTTAGGGATCGTCGGCATGGGCAACATCGGCGCGGCCATCGCACGGCGTGGTCGGCTGGGCTTCAACATGCCGATTATTTACAGCGGTAACAGCCGCAAGACCGAACTGGAACAGGAGCTCGGCGCGCAGTTGCGCAGCCTCGACCAATTGCTGGCCGAAGCCGATTTCGTCTGCCTGGTGGTGCCGCTCAGCGAAAAAACCAGGCACCTGATCAGTCACCGTGAACTGGCGTTGATGAAACCGAGCGCCATTCTGGTGAACATCGCCCGCGGCCCCGTAGTGGACGAACCGGCGCTGATCGAAGCCCTGCAAAACAACCGGATTCGCGGCGCCGGCCTGGACGTCTATGAGAAAGAACCGCTGGCCGAGTCGCCATTGTTCCTACTGAAAAACGCGGTGACATTGCCGCACATCGGCTCCGCGACTCACGAAACCCGCGAGGCCATGGCCAACCGCGCACTGGCCAACTTGCGCAGCGCCTTGTTGGGTGAGCGGCCGCAGGATCTGGTGAACCCGCAAGTGTGGAAAGGCTGA